From Hymenobacter sedentarius, a single genomic window includes:
- a CDS encoding C40 family peptidase has product MTTKILPLLLLALLMLAGCHRKLNYRDGQYRSAREMVRLKKAGRYANSRPTDKTKTVRTTPSGARTKVVTKRPMRVGSATGTLASVIEAARSYQGTPYLYGGTTRLGLDCSGLLQLSFGQAGVNIPRSSNEQAVWGTPVKTTELQPGDLVFFGAAPGSRTITHVGLVTVVDEEGVDFIHASTSLGVVENSLESDYYLSRFIRAVRPQL; this is encoded by the coding sequence GTGACAACGAAGATACTACCGCTACTGCTGCTGGCTTTGCTCATGCTGGCCGGCTGCCACCGCAAGCTGAATTACCGCGACGGGCAGTACCGCTCGGCCCGCGAAATGGTCCGCCTGAAAAAGGCCGGCCGCTACGCCAACTCCCGCCCGACGGACAAAACCAAAACCGTCCGCACCACGCCCAGCGGCGCCCGGACCAAGGTGGTTACCAAGCGCCCCATGCGCGTGGGCAGCGCCACCGGCACGCTGGCTTCGGTGATCGAAGCGGCCCGCTCCTACCAGGGCACGCCCTACCTCTACGGCGGCACCACGCGCCTGGGCCTCGATTGCTCGGGGCTGCTGCAACTCTCATTCGGCCAAGCCGGTGTGAACATTCCGCGTTCCTCAAACGAGCAGGCGGTGTGGGGCACGCCCGTAAAAACCACCGAATTGCAGCCCGGGGATTTGGTGTTTTTCGGGGCCGCGCCGGGCAGCCGCACCATCACCCACGTGGGCTTGGTGACGGTGGTCGACGAAGAGGGCGTCGACTTTATCCATGCCTCTACTTCTCTGGGAGTTGTTGAAAACAGCTTGGAATCTGACTATTACTTGAGCCGGTTTATTCGGGCGGTGCGGCCTCAATTGTAA